The following coding sequences are from one Mus pahari chromosome X, PAHARI_EIJ_v1.1, whole genome shotgun sequence window:
- the Trpc5os gene encoding putative uncharacterized protein TRPC5OS, whose translation MESVSIPALVAGLIDCVAQLIRIAEDLLQFISQEQVPSVQQNARAEEAEAAAPPPEEDPLPDLADLSDLESILSVREDDDLILDMDETMIDINEIYEDIFPAIRDDTESE comes from the coding sequence ATGGAATCTGTGTCAATCCCTGCACTGGTTGCTGGACTGATTGATTGTGTAGCCCAGCTAATAAGAATAGCTGAGGATCTATTACAGTTTATCTCGCAGGAACAAGTTCCTTCTGTGCAACAGAATGCTagagcagaggaggcagaagcagctgcaCCTCCTCCCGAGGAAGATCCCCTACCAGATCTTGCGGATCTTTCCGACTTAGAATCAATCCTTTCAGTAAGAGAAGATGATGACCTAATCCTTGACATGGATGAAACTATGATAGATATCAACGAGATATATGAGGATATATTTCCTGCCATAAGGGATGATACAGAAAGTGAGTGA